Part of the Candidatus Acidiferrales bacterium genome is shown below.
CACCGATGGCGGTACAGAGCCTTTCGAGCTTACGAAAAGGTTTTTGGATTTGACGCCCGGAGCTTTTCCGGGTTACTCGCTTCTTTCCGCATTCGGCCAAGCGGCGCCTCTCAATCTGGAGTACCAACGAGCGGGCCAAGTCCTGCCGTTCCCGTTTCACTTCCTTGACAATAATCACGCGATGAACGTGAAGCCGAAGAACTATTCGTGGCCGGAATTTTATGACAATGTCATCGACCTGACCAAGTACACTTTCACCTGGAAGGCTATCATGAAACGGTTCAGAGCAAATGGCGAGATCAAACCGCGCTTAATGAATGTGGTAAGGGCCGTTTCGTCGGAAGGGTTCGGTAGAATTAAATACTTCACCGAAGTAAGGCGGCTGCTGGAAACCGATTCGCAATTCCGTGGATTCTTCGAACGGGAGACGACAGAAATCCCGAGATTCTATTCGGACCTGATAAGAAAGGACTTGGGCCCTCTGTGGGACTGGCTTCCGCCGGGAGCGATGTACCATGATCCGAACGCTTACCTCAAAGCTGAAAATAACAGGACAGAGAAAGTGTTGATCAGGCAGCCTGTTCTAGTGCCGCAATTAGTTGAGAAGGGAAAAGGCTAACCGAGTTTGTCGGTAATGCCCGATTTACCACGCTAAGCGAAGCAAGCCGCTTTCTCCATTGTCGATCATGCGACGATGAATTATGTCAACGCGGTACATCTTCTTGAGCATGATTTTCTTCGAGAATTAGTCATAAGACCATCTCCATATCCTCTCCAGTTGCTCCTCGATTGCACAACTTTGGCAAATTCCTTAATTTATACAGCGTCGCAGCCGTCGGCATCCGTCCTTGCATCCTACCGGCGAAGCGTGAGACAGAAGTCAAAAAGGCAGGAATGTTTGGCCGAGAAGATTCGAGTACTTATTATTGAAGATAACCCTCTTTTGCGGGAGGGTATTTCGTCGATAATCAAGAGACAACCGGACATCAAGGTTGTTTCCGAAAAGGGGCGGGGTAAGACCCCTTTGCAGAAGATCCGCGGCTTGAAACCTAATGTACTACTTCTTGACCTTGGATTGAGAAGCCAGAGCAGCATTGAGATCGTTAAGGTGGTAAAAAAGGATTTCCCCCAGACAAAGGTTATTGTGATGGACCTCGTTCCGACAGAAGTTGAGATATTGATGTTTGTTCGTGCCGGTGTGTCGGGATTTGTATTAAAAGATGCGACAACTGCGGACTTTCTAAAAACCATTCGGGCGGTTGCCCATGGGAAGAAAATTTTGCCTCCGTTAATGACCGGATCGCTTTTCTCCCAGATCGTGGAGCAAGCGGTCAATGGGACAATTCCTCCGCGGGTAATGGAAGCCGTTCGAATGACAAAGCGCGAACGTCAGGTGATTCTGCTGATAGCGGACGGGTTGTCCAATAAGGAAATCGCCAACAAGCTTCATCTTTCGACCTACACTGTTAAGAGTCACGTCCACAACATACTTGAAAAGCTATTGCTTCAATCCCGCGTTCAGATTGCCAAATATGCACTGACGAACACCGAGCTGATGAAAGCGGAAGAAAGCATTTCGCTCATAGAAGAATAATCCCGCACTAAGAAGAGTTAGTCCCTCTTTCATCCTATTGAGCTATATGTTCGAGCCCGGCCACTCGATAGCTTATAGACGTATCCAGATTATGAAATCGTTTCTGCCTCATAAAGTCGGGTCAGGAAACGTCTTTCAATTCTCCGAAAGATTTAAGGGACGAACACTTAGGAGCATTCGATGAAGAAAACGAGATTGTTGATTATCGAGGATAATCACCTGCTTCGAGAGGGGCTCGTGGCGGTCCTTAAGCGGCAAAAGGACATCGTACCATTTGCCGTGTCGAGTGATGGCGAGAGTACAATTCTAAAAATTCACAAGCTGAAACCGCACCTCATATTGTTGGACCTGGATATTCGCAGCCAAAATAGTTTGCATACGGTGGAAACTTTGAAAAGGGAATTTCCAGAGGCAAAAGTAGTCGTGATGGATCTTGCTCCGTTGCAGGGAGACATACATCGCTATGTGAAGGCGGGCGCATTGGGTTTTGTTCTCAAGGATACAACGCTCGATGATTTCCTGATGACGATACGCACGGTCGCAGAAGGGGCAAGGGTTCTACCGCCCAAATTTTCAGATACCCTTTTTTCTAAGATTGTTGAACTCGCGATCAAAAGCAAAAGAATCACGTCAACAGAGCCGGTGCGCATGACGAAAGCCGAGAAGGAAGTTTTTGTTCTCATTGGCGACGGTCTAAGCAACAAGGAGATAGGGAGAAAACTTCGTATCCCCACACGCACCATCAAGGTTCACGTCGAAAACATCATGAAGAAACTAACGTGGCACAATCATTTGGAAGCGTCGAACCACAATTACTCTGACGCGGCTCTCAAAACAATCGTCGGAAGCATTTCTGTCGTGCGCGGTTAGCTTCACGCCGGAAATCCGGAATGGACCTTTGATGAGCACGCAGGACGCCGGGGATCGTTTCGTGAATGAAAGCAAGTTGGTCGTATGGATTCTGACTCAATTCACTCAAAAGACAACCTGAATCTGTAATCTGCGCCAGGCTTGGACGGGGTGAGAATATGCATGTATGTAGGTTTCGCTATCGAAACGCTTGATCAGTTTGTGTTGAATTTTATTTAGGCCGGGCAATAACAGTCACCTCCCGGTGTGTTCGTTGCCGGTCTGAACCCAATTATTTATTGACATAATTGTGATCCGATTACCTTTTGGCCTCGGTTCGTCGGGTCTTGTCCCTCGATATTCCCTCTAATACCCCTCAATGTGATTCCGTGTATCTTCCGTATATCTTGCGTGTATCCTTCGTTTGTGCTATGATTAAACCGGTTGTATGGTTCGGATTACTCGGGTCAAGATCCTATTTCCCTGTGGGAAAGGTTCATTCAATTCTTCAAATCTTGATTCTGTAGCTTATAGAAATAATGGTAAGTTGAAATGGCACGATTAGACAAATCGGTTATCGGGAAATTAAGAGGCGCGGTCGGCGATGTCGTATTCCGACAGAGAAATGGAAAGGTCTTCGTCTCCCGAAAGCCTCAAAGTTTCATACCCGGCACCGATAAAGATTCGGTGGACAGAAGATTAAAGTTCGCCTTCTCCTCAAAGCTTTCGAGCACGATTTACTCGCTTCCCGACTTAGCTTCTCTCTGGCGGCAGGCTGCGCCGCATGGGAGATCGGTTTACCACTTTATCGTGCAGGTTAATATCCCTCTGGTTAACCCTTATGCGGTCACCGAGCGTACCACCATAACTCCTCCGCAATCGGGTTCTTCGACAGGCAGCGGGTTCGTCATCGATTGCACAAGCGCCATGATTTCACCCGATGCCTTCAATGTCGAATTCGCGCCTGTCGGCAATTCAGCGGGCATCGACTTAAGCAGGGAGCAGAATGCGAAGGTTGCCTGCGTTTTATGTCTGACTAATCCTACTGATAAATCGCTCCCCAAATACCAGTTCGTATCGTGTGTGTCGGAGTCGAAGCAGATCGTATTGGGCAGCCCGTTAGTATTCAGCATTCCCCTGGCAGGCACTGAAGCAGCGAAAGTCCGAACCTATGAAGATAAGAAGCTTCTCTGTACCATGATAACCCTCGATGCAGAACGCAAGCCGGTGAGATATTCAGGTACGGTGGTTAAATAATCGGGAGTTAGGTTTCCCGAGCGGGAGCTTAGCAAGAAGTTACAAATACATTCATCTCACGCGGTGAATATAGCCGCCCCTAATTGTGTTATCAATAGGGGGCAGGATTCCCTATGATCCATCATCCGGACGGGTGGTGGTGACTCAGTTTGAATATTCGCCTAAGACGGCACTTGTCATGCCAGCGAAAGCTGGCATCCGGAGCCAAGGACTGGATTCCGGCATTCGCCGGAATGACGTTGGAATTGAAAGTGAGTCACTACCGGACGGGTTTACAGAGGGATGTAGCTCCCTTTTCATCCCTTGGAGGCATTCTTCGCTGACACAATCAGATGTATACTTCTACTACGACAATTGGGGCCAGATCCGGAAATCCGGGATGGGCTCACAAGAAGAGAGGAAACGATACAATGGAATGGAAACGTATCAAAAGAGAATTGAAACGATTATGGGAAAGTATTTCAGGTTATTGGGGAAAATCATTGGAAGAATTGCTGGCAGGCATGTCGGCCAAGTATAAAGGACTCACCGGAATCTCCTGGCTGAATGCTCACCGTCTGTTTGATTTTCGGAGATGGCGGTTTGTCCGCTTCAGACTTTTCCTGTGGCGGAAGGACATGAACATATTTATTCACAAGAATTTATTTTTCTCTAAGTTAATATAGCTGGGATCGTCCTCCGTATCTCAACGGGCAATCGATTTAACAAAGCCGGACTTGTTTATTCTCTAGGTAGGAGAAATCCTCGGTCGCCGAATGGAAGGGAGATAGTAAGCCGTTTGGCGACACGAGGTATGATGTCAATCTTGTGAACTCAAAGGAAAACAGATGGGACTAAAAATAAAGACCATCGACAGAAAATCGGAATATGTTGTTGCATTGCTAAAGACCTTATTGGCCGATGAATACGTTCTCTCCATAAGAACACGGGAAGCATACCAGTACATACATGGAAGCAATTTCGTTGAGCTGCGTAAGCTATTCGAGGCTCAATATAAGTCCATGGATATCATTGTCGTTGAGGTTTCTCATCGCGTTCGTGATCTTGGCCAGAATGCTCTGGCTACGATCGAAAACTCCATTGAAGCCACCCGACTTGGTCAGCACAACGAGAAACTCAAAGGGCAGCATCCAATCATCGAGGCTTTGCTTGACGACCACGAATCCATGATCCGTGAGTTGACAAAGGTAAGCCTCGCTGACGAAGAGATTGACATAAGTACCGCTGAATTTACGGCCGGGTTGCTGAGGCAGCACATTGAAATGTCAAGGGCACTAAGAAAATGGTTGTAATAGATCTGTCTTTGAAAACATGAAGTACGGACGCGCATAAATGAAGTTTGCGGCAAGGATGTTTCGAAGAAAAGTGGAAGCTGTTTCAATCCAGATAGCATTTTCTAAACACGCGCCATCACGAGGTGATACTTTTCTTTGACACCATCCAATGAATGTAGAAATTGCATAGAGATAATCACGAGAACGTGCGACAAAGCTATGATCACGACAGACAAGAAGCATTAGGAAGGTTTATCATTCGCTATCGGGAGAAACGGCAGAGGACATCACGGAACGTACATCATCTGTTACTGCAATAAATCGTATCGCCTTCATTGGCAACTATCTGCCGCGTCAGTGCGGCATTGCCACTTTTACAACTGATCTGTGTGAGGCCATGGCAGCCGAATACAGTGGCAAGACTTTCATCGCCTTGCCTGTCAACGACAACGAGGAGGGTTACGAATACCCGGACCGAGTCCGGTTTGAGTTGACGGAGAAAGATATCGATTCATATCGCCGGGCCGCAGGCTTCCTTAACATCAACAACGTGGATCTCGCTTGTCTCCAATTCGAATACGGGATTTTCGGCGGACGGGCGGGCAGCCATATCCTGGCGCTACTGCGCGAATTGCGCATGCCGATCGTTACGACCCTGCACACAATTCTCCGTGAACCGGATCAGGATCAGCACAGAGTGCTGGAAGAAGTCGCAGCAGTATCCGACCGCTTGGTCGTCATGAGCGACCGAGGTGCGGAATATCTTCAGGAGATCTATCATGTAATTCCCGAGAAGATAGATCGGATTCCGCATGGCATCCCCGATGTGGCATTTGCCGACCCGAGTTTCAACAAGGATGTGTTCGGCGTCGAGGGCAAGATCGTCTTACTAAGTTTCGGATTACTATCGTCGAACAAGGGGATTGAGACAGTCATCAGTGCTCTTCCCAATATTTTGTCGCGTTATCCGAACGTCGTTTATATGATCGTCGGGGCGACCCACCCTCATGTTATCCAGCGCGAAGGCGAGACGTACCGGATGTCTTTGCAATGGCTGGCACAGGAGAAAGGTGTGGAAGGTAACGTGATCTTTTACAATCGGTTTATCAGTTTAGAGGAACTTGTTGAATTCATCAGTGCGGCAGATATTTACATTACACCTTATCTCAATAAAGCACAGATTACTTCGGGCACGCTAGCATACACACTCGGGGCAGGCAAAGCGGTCATTTCGACGCCTTACTGGTATGCGGAAGAAATGCTCGCCGAAGGACGAGGTGCGCTTGTTCCTTTTCATGACCCTGCAGCGATGGCCAGCCAGGTGATCAGCCTGTTGGGCAATGAGTCGGAACGACAAGCCATGCGCAAGCGGGCATACCTGTTTGGACGCGCGATGGTCTGGCCGCAAGTGGCAAAGTGTTATATGGAGAGTTTCGAACGCGCCCGGGCTGAGCGGCGACATTCCACTCCGCCCGGATTCGCAGTGAAAGCGCTGGACAAGCATCCGGGCGAGTTGCCTCCTCTCAAGTTGGAACACTTGCGTCGCATGACGGACGAGACGGGTATGCTCCAGCATGCGCTTTTTACTGTGCCGAATTATCAGGAGGGTTACACCACCGACGATAATGCGCGCGCACTAATGGTAAGCGCCCTGCTGGAAGAGCTCGGAAACAGTGAAGCGTTGGAATTAGCTTCGCGGTATCTTGCTTTCATCTGGTACGCCTTCAATCCTGGATCGGGCAGGTTCCGCAACTTCCTGGATTATGGACGGCAATGGCTCGAAGAAAAAGGTTCGGATGACAGTCATGGCAGGGCTTTGTGGGCACTGGGCACGGTGTTGGGCCGTTCTAATACATCTGCACTTCAGAGCATGGCAGGCAGGTTGTTTGAGCAAACCCTGCCGGCTATTTCGGGTACGACTAGCCCACGGGCCTGGGCATTCGCACTCATCGGCATTCGTGAATACGTACATCGGTTTGCCGGTGATCGCCGGGCGAGTCAGGTGCGAGGAGAATTGTCCGGGCGGCTTCTCAAACTCTATCAAGACCATCGCGTCGATGAATGGCGGTGGTACGAAGACGTGCTGACTTACTGCAATGCCGCGTTACCACATGCTCTGCTGCTATGTGGTGAATCAATGTCAAATAAAGAGATGACCGATGCCGGATTGGAGTCGCTTACCTGGCTGATGGGATTGCAACTCACCAATGGCGATGGCGGACACTTTGTTCCAATAGGGTCAAATGGCTTTTATGAGCACGGCGGCAAACATGCACGATTCGATCAACAGCCGGTAGAAGCCCAAGCGACTGTATCGGCTTGCCTGGTCGCACACCGGATCACTGGAGACAAGCGCTGGCACAAGGAAGCCCGGCGTGCGTTCGAATGGTTCCTTGGGCGTAACGACCTAAACCTTCCCCTTTATGACCCTACAACGGGTGGTTGCCGCGATGGCCTCCATCCGGATCGCCCGAACGAGAACCAAGGGGCGGAGTCTACACTCGCGTTTCTTCAAGCCCTATTAGAACTTCGACTGGCCGACAATACTCTTTTATCAATGGAGATACAACATCAATGAGTAATCATTTTCCGGAATTATTTCTTCGCAATAAATCGAACCCAATCCTGACCGCAGCCAATTGGCCTTATCCGGTCAACACCGTCTTTAACCCAGGTGCTACGTTGCTGCAAGACGGAACCACACTGCTTCTTTGCCGTGTTGAGGATCGACGCGGACTTTCACACCTTTGCGCTGCCCGTTCCGCAAACGGCGTGGACAACTGGCAGATTGATGCCCAACCCACCTTGATGCCCGATCCGGAACACTTTCCCGAAGAATTGTGGGGTATCGAAGACCCACGCATCACATTCGTACCTGAATTAAAAAAATATGCCGTCGTCTATACAGCTTACACTCGCGACGGCCCGGGCGTCGCTCTTGCGTTCACGGAAGACTTCTCGCGCTTTGAACGTTATGGCTTAATCATGCAGCCGGAGGACAAAGATGCTGCTCTCCTCCCTCATCGTATTGACGGCCATTGGGCGTTGATTCATCGTCCGGTCGGTGCGCCCGGCGCACACATGTGGATCTCCTACTCGACCAACCTGCGGCACTGGGGTGGTCACAAACTTATGTTGGAAGCGCGCCTCGGAGGATGGTGGGACGCCAATAAAATCGGACTTTCACCTCCACCTATCGAGACTCCGCAAGGTTGGCTCGCGATTTACCACGGAGTACGGGAAACCGCCGCCGGCTCTATTTACCGGCTTGGACTTGCGTTGTTTGATTTGCAATCGCCGGAACACTGCCTAATGCGCAGTGATGAATGGATGTTTGGCCCTGAAGAATCGTACGAGCGGCTCGGGGACATCGACGATGTCGTTTTTCCATGCGGGTGCACCCTTGCCCCTGATGGTGATACAATTCGAATGTATTACGGTGCCGCTGATTCGTCTATTGCGCTGGCCACAGGCAGTGTTCACGCCATGCTCAAATGGCTCGACCAGCATAAAGGGAAACTACAAGAAAGAAATCATTGACATCGTGCGGGCGTACAACATAATAAAACAGGTGACATATGGTCGAAACTAAACAAAATTCTTCGGTAGAATCCACAATTGATATACGGATTATTGGTCTCAACACAGACAAAACCCGCAGAATGATCGGGTCAGAGACAATTTATCAAGTGTATTTTGAACTGTCGGGAATTCCACCGTTGGCGTGGAGAACTGTGTTTGAGCAGGAGTGGAAGGCATTGAATGCAGGACAACCTCTGTCATTGCAAGAGACAAGTATCGATAGAGCATTTCTTGTGATGCACTGTCCCCTTCAAGAAGTTGCAATGCATATGTCGGTTTTGAAGAAAGCGGTTGCCGCAACCAATATTGCATATGAGCAGTATGTACGAAAGCAAGCGGCAGAACTGAAGGACCGCGAAGATGTCTGGAAGAATGAGCGGAAGACCGTCGAAGATGTCGCGAAGTCGTTACACTTCGATTAGCACCTGGTCGACCACCATGCGTTCAGTGCGATATAGGAGAAAGCTTTGAAAAAAATAGTCTTGTCGAATGCTCGGGATTGTTTCGTCGAGCTTATTCACCGCGACGCTGACCCAACCTCATGGATTGTAAGGCGATGGACAAAATTCATGTGGTTCAAAAAAAGAGTCTCATCTGATTGGTTTATCGATGAGAGACAGGCTTTGGAGTTTGCAAACGAAATCAAACGTAAATATAAAGGACAGTAATGCCCTTAAAATATAAAGGAGACATATCGATATGCAGGATATGAATGATGGATCCAAAGGCGCGCGAGGGAGTTCTCCTCCGTTTCAGGAACCGGAGAGATGGATCGAAGATGGGGCAGGTGGATCTCATTGGGTGAAGATGGCCTTGGTCGATTCGGAGCAGCCGGTGGACAAGCCGGGAGAATCACACGGCGCTGAATCTGTAGCGGAGCCTGTGGGTCCTTCGGAAAATAACGGTGGGAATAGCATTCCGACGACGAAACAAACCGGTGGTAAATAACCGCTGAAAAATGAAGAACCCTCAGAATCTCAGCGTGAACACCGTTTCTTTATCTTGAATTGAATGAACTGTAATCCCGCCCTTATGTGCCCGCATTATCTGACGTGCAAGACTTAAGCCGATGCCGGAGCCTTCCTTGCGGGTTGTGAAGAAAGGAATGAAGATTTTTTCCTGCAGCTCTTCCGGAATGCCGTGGCCGTTATCTATTACCTGGATTATCGTTCCACCATGGCTATCAATCTTACCGAATAGTTTTATCATAGGTGACGCAGTCGAAGAGAGAGCGCTGATCGAATTGAGTACCATGTTGATCAAAACCTGCTCGATCAAATCGGGGTCGGCGGTTAACTCCAAATCAGGCGGATCCGCCGAGCAGGTATACCATATTTTTCTCAGATGAAACCGGTCTGCAAATAATCTGTCGATTCTGCCAAAAAGATCCATCAACTTAATCGTCTGGAAATTGGGGGTCGGAATGCGGGTCAGGTTTCTATAGTCGTCCACGAAGTGAAGCAAACCTTCGCTTCTTTTCGAAATCGTATCTAAAGCACCTTTCACGTCTCGCAGGTTTTCTCCGTCCAGCTGTCCCGGACCCTGCAATGCACCTCGGTCCGGTTCCCGGTCATTTTTGGTTTCCGGAGTTATGGCGGTATTCAGCAGCGCGCTGGCAGTCGACGAAAGCGAAACAATCGGCGTCACGGAATTCATAATTTCGTGTGTCAGCACACGAATAAGGTTCTGCCATGCTTCCATCTCCCTTTCTTCGAGCTCGCTCTGGATGTTGGTCAATGAAACCAAGGTGTAATGATTCTCTTTTAGTTTGAACTCCGTTGCATAGATGGATAACTGTGACAACTCGTTTTCCGCCGTAATTTTCACAAGTACCTTATCGCCTGACTTTATTTCTCTCAATACAGCGACCAGCGACGGGCTGACGCGGGACAACTCAGAGATATTATCGACCCCGTTCACTTTCAGCAGCCTTTTTGCCGCGGTATTCATTAGTTCCACGTTTCCATCTTGTGTGAAAGCCATGAGACCGATGCCGACGTGCTGAACGACAATTT
Proteins encoded:
- a CDS encoding ATP-binding protein; this translates as MIFRRFSVAVFVRTVFICLSAFILVYILTKTNFIATPFIVALLVIAQVYSLIHYAQKTNREIARFFDSIKYSDFSQSFRPTIKGSSFEELDNAFSEVIEEFRKARAEKEEHYRYLQIVVQHVGIGLMAFTQDGNVELMNTAAKRLLKVNGVDNISELSRVSPSLVAVLREIKSGDKVLVKITAENELSQLSIYATEFKLKENHYTLVSLTNIQSELEEREMEAWQNLIRVLTHEIMNSVTPIVSLSSTASALLNTAITPETKNDREPDRGALQGPGQLDGENLRDVKGALDTISKRSEGLLHFVDDYRNLTRIPTPNFQTIKLMDLFGRIDRLFADRFHLRKIWYTCSADPPDLELTADPDLIEQVLINMVLNSISALSSTASPMIKLFGKIDSHGGTIIQVIDNGHGIPEELQEKIFIPFFTTRKEGSGIGLSLARQIMRAHKGGITVHSIQDKETVFTLRF
- a CDS encoding glycosyltransferase family 4 protein, which produces MATFTTDLCEAMAAEYSGKTFIALPVNDNEEGYEYPDRVRFELTEKDIDSYRRAAGFLNINNVDLACLQFEYGIFGGRAGSHILALLRELRMPIVTTLHTILREPDQDQHRVLEEVAAVSDRLVVMSDRGAEYLQEIYHVIPEKIDRIPHGIPDVAFADPSFNKDVFGVEGKIVLLSFGLLSSNKGIETVISALPNILSRYPNVVYMIVGATHPHVIQREGETYRMSLQWLAQEKGVEGNVIFYNRFISLEELVEFISAADIYITPYLNKAQITSGTLAYTLGAGKAVISTPYWYAEEMLAEGRGALVPFHDPAAMASQVISLLGNESERQAMRKRAYLFGRAMVWPQVAKCYMESFERARAERRHSTPPGFAVKALDKHPGELPPLKLEHLRRMTDETGMLQHALFTVPNYQEGYTTDDNARALMVSALLEELGNSEALELASRYLAFIWYAFNPGSGRFRNFLDYGRQWLEEKGSDDSHGRALWALGTVLGRSNTSALQSMAGRLFEQTLPAISGTTSPRAWAFALIGIREYVHRFAGDRRASQVRGELSGRLLKLYQDHRVDEWRWYEDVLTYCNAALPHALLLCGESMSNKEMTDAGLESLTWLMGLQLTNGDGGHFVPIGSNGFYEHGGKHARFDQQPVEAQATVSACLVAHRITGDKRWHKEARRAFEWFLGRNDLNLPLYDPTTGGCRDGLHPDRPNENQGAESTLAFLQALLELRLADNTLLSMEIQHQ
- a CDS encoding ferritin-like domain-containing protein, producing the protein MGLKIKTIDRKSEYVVALLKTLLADEYVLSIRTREAYQYIHGSNFVELRKLFEAQYKSMDIIVVEVSHRVRDLGQNALATIENSIEATRLGQHNEKLKGQHPIIEALLDDHESMIRELTKVSLADEEIDISTAEFTAGLLRQHIEMSRALRKWL
- a CDS encoding response regulator transcription factor yields the protein MKKTRLLIIEDNHLLREGLVAVLKRQKDIVPFAVSSDGESTILKIHKLKPHLILLDLDIRSQNSLHTVETLKREFPEAKVVVMDLAPLQGDIHRYVKAGALGFVLKDTTLDDFLMTIRTVAEGARVLPPKFSDTLFSKIVELAIKSKRITSTEPVRMTKAEKEVFVLIGDGLSNKEIGRKLRIPTRTIKVHVENIMKKLTWHNHLEASNHNYSDAALKTIVGSISVVRG
- a CDS encoding response regulator transcription factor, coding for MNYVNAVHLLEHDFLRELVIRPSPYPLQLLLDCTTLANSLIYTASQPSASVLASYRRSVRQKSKRQECLAEKIRVLIIEDNPLLREGISSIIKRQPDIKVVSEKGRGKTPLQKIRGLKPNVLLLDLGLRSQSSIEIVKVVKKDFPQTKVIVMDLVPTEVEILMFVRAGVSGFVLKDATTADFLKTIRAVAHGKKILPPLMTGSLFSQIVEQAVNGTIPPRVMEAVRMTKRERQVILLIADGLSNKEIANKLHLSTYTVKSHVHNILEKLLLQSRVQIAKYALTNTELMKAEESISLIEE